In the Gymnogyps californianus isolate 813 chromosome 3, ASM1813914v2, whole genome shotgun sequence genome, one interval contains:
- the TOMM20 gene encoding mitochondrial import receptor subunit TOM20 homolog has protein sequence MMVGKTSAIAAGLCGALFIGYCIYFDRKRRSDPNFKNRLRERRKKQKLAKERAGLSKLPDLKDAEAVQKFFLEEIQLGEELLAQGEYEKGVDHLTNAIAVCGQPQQLLQVLQQTLPPPVFQMLLTKLPTISQRIVSAQCLAEDDVE, from the exons ATGATGGTGGGCAAGACCAGCGCCATCGCGGCGGGCCTTTGCGGGGCCCTTTTCATCGGTTATTGCATCTACTTCGACCGCAAGAGACGGAGCGACCCGAATTTCAAGAACCGGCTGCGGGAGC gaaggaagaaacagaagcttGCCAAAGAGAGAGCAGGGCTTTCTAAG TTGCCTGATCTGAAAGATGCTGAAGCAGTTCAGAAGTTTTTCCTTGAGGAGATTCAGCTTGGCGAGGAACTACTAGCTCAAG GTGAATATGAGAAAGGTGTTGATCACTTGACCAATGCCATTGCTGTGTGTGGACAGCCGCAGCAGCTACTACAAGTTCTACAGCAGACTCTTCCACCACCAGTGTTTCAAATGCTTCTAACTAAGCTCCCTACGATAAGCCAG